The Phoenix dactylifera cultivar Barhee BC4 unplaced genomic scaffold, palm_55x_up_171113_PBpolish2nd_filt_p 001696F, whole genome shotgun sequence DNA segment ATCTATTGGATCTTACATCTGTTGTAAGATTCAGAGCTGGAACACCAATTAGTTGTTGAGCCAATGTACCGAATATAATAAAGTTTGCAACACCAATTTCATCCATAATGATTACATTCAATTGGTACCTTCAAAACCTTTGAAAGATAattgttactttaatttgataccatgagtataattttttttgacaaaaaagaggcaaagaagagaaaatgCTATAATTTTACCATGGCATTAGAGGCTAATCATTTTTCCCGCATTAGCTACACCAAAAATTATCACTATTAATTTTCGCTGCACTTCAATGGCTATAGCTTTTAAAGTTGCTTTACACATAAATTTTATCTCCTatgaaaaatgttctttaaaatGCACGTTTTTTTTTAGAAAGTTATTGTTACAACACGATAACACCGAAATCAAATTACctgatattcaaaatattaatcacTATTGTAATAGCAAGAAAGATGATGCTAGAGAATAATGatgaaaaccatatttatttttttttatcatacaTGAAATTCATTCggatttaatttcagcaaatctttaatttttttttctattggtGGTTGCTTCTTGCTAAGGATCCAGAATAATTTATTGTTCCTATACTGTAAATGTAATCGAACTCATCGATGTTTGCAGATTGTGCATTAATTTGTGTGTATGCTCGGATGATAATATATAATGTCATTATCAGCTGAATTTGATTAACAAATATTTTGAACAGTGACCTGTCTGGGTACTCAACAATTTCTCCAATTTGTACGTCCATATAATACTTTGATGTAGAGGATATAGATAAACATGGTTTccctaaattttttaaaaagattGCATTTTGTAAGAAAGTAAATATGTaggataaataatttttttggaaaTAATAGAAGAAAATTGCATCTATATGTGTTAATGATCATGCTAACAAAAATGATTATAActaaattttttcttcttataaataatatttttattaaaatcctCAGTCAATTTGCCCCAAAGTGTGACTGATAACTTTTGCATAAGTTTAGTCAAACTATATGTTTTGAAATATTACGGTAGTGCAAAGTAAGAGCAAATTAGCAAAAAACATGTTTTAGATCTTATCTTGTTAAACCTAATCAACAAACGATATAAATTAATCCTTCTTTATTGTTGTCCAAGTAGGTCGCTTGGCTCCATACACCCCCGAAGGAAGATAGACTTAAAGTTAGCAATCTATTTGGCAATCCTTATTGTGATCGGACTATGAGCCATTATAAGGTTTGAGAGTCTAATGATCATAGAGAATAAtatacctctctctctctctctctctctctctctctctctctcacacacacacacacacacacacacaccccttCCCTACCCTTCAGTATAGGGCTCTAGTTTGAAAGTGGCTTACGCACATCAAGTTTCTCGTGTaattaattcatcattgatctCGAAGATGTCATCATACCTCTGAGGACACCTTGGAGCTTTAAGCTATAGTCGAGCCACCTTTATCGTTCCTCTCCATTGCTTCCCCATTTCCAACCTTGGAATTGAGccttttaggatcaaatttggtAAATAACAACATCTTAGGCCTTGTTGAATCTTAGTTACCAAGCTTAATGAGGTTATATTAGAGTTATATTTTTTAAGACaacgaaaaaaggaaaaaaattgagaaaatggTTTTGAGCTCATCATTTGGGCCTATTTTCATGCCAATTTGGTACCAAATGGATGGCATTGCTCGGTGCTTGTTAGCTGGACTAGCAGTAGTTATCCAAGCCCtagttcttcctctttcttccaacatctcttctcttttcttttctcttctccaaaatccattctttcctttttcttcctcacTATGGAAAAATGTTAAGCACTATTGGCACCCATCAACACATCTTCATCAGAAGCGTATGAAGACCGGATTGTTGAGTCGATGGCATCAATATTCAGTAACATGGCGGCCATGGGCATGTGATGGTCATAAAGATGGCTTTAAGCATTGACCAAAACAAGGGTGTTCATGCAAAACAAGAGAGATTTGAAGGATGCATGTATACAAataatggttttcaaaaaaataaaatatgtaacaaatcatatttacaaaatatatatatatatatttaagtgTTAAAAATGGGAATAGAATTTTAATTTGGTTTAGATCCGGGTTTGGATCTATCATCCCTATAACTTGAGTATGGATGCCGACCTCAGCCTGGCCCGTGACCCGTAACTTTGTTGGAAAGCATCCCTGAAACTATGAGGGCTCCCCTGGTTTTTATCATTACTTTAAGTCTCGTGCCGTCGCGGATTATGCCAAGAAACCATTCTACTTCTTTTAAACCAGGGAACCCCCGGACCTTCGATCCCCTTTAACCGAGAAGAATCTCCTGAGATCGATCCATGGAGGCAGAGCAAGCCAAGGTCTTCTCTCCCCTTCTTCATCTCTCTCGAATCAATCGTTCTTTCTTGAACCTTGAGATCGATCTATTTGTTTTCTAGATTCTACTTCGACGTTTTTCTGAGTTTGGCTTTGAAATCACGCGTTCTTCACTTGTATTTATGAGTTATAGGGTAGAGAAACGAGCTACGGTTGTGCTGCTGCTAAAATCTAGAAGAATCGACAGATTGATGGGAATCTTTAGGGTATTTTTGCTTACTTTCTGGATAGACATTATTTGATTTTAACTTAGTTTCTGGCTGAGATATTCATGTTAGAAGGAAGGTGGGCTGAGCAATCAAATTGAGCCCAtagtctgctgctgctgctagtTTATGATAACAAATAACCCCTGCATAGAGAACTTGATGATATCTTGGTGGATGCAAGCAAGGATCTCTGTTCATTTTCTTGGTGGCATGTTTGGCCCCGTCCAGTTTTTCTTGCCCAGTcaataaaatcattttttttacttCCATATACATTTGAGCCTCCACGTGACTCAGAAGTTTTAAACCGTGTGTTGCTCTTAGGAGTGTTAATTTGATAATTCTCAAATGCAAACAGGGCATCTTATGTCACTTTTAACTTTCATTGGTAAACCTCTGTCAGATTTGCATTTATATTTTGAATGTTTATTGTGATGTCTGTGCATTGGTGTAATTACTCATGGTTCCTTGATTCTTTGAGAATATCTAATGATTGTAACTTCCTATTGGATTGCTTTCAGGCCAAACTTTTGGCTGTGGCAGAAGAACTTGGTCATGAGATACGCATATTCACAAACTCAGCAAATTCTGCAGCATCGAAAGAAATATCTGCTTCTTCAAGTGGTATCTACCTTttttagtatcatattcaaaCCTTGTATAGTGTTTGTTCCAGTTTTTCCCCAGATAGAGTCATATCTGATTTGAAAGAATCAAAACTATCTTGTGCATTTTGGAGCCGGTGAATTGTTTTTGCATCATGTCTGTGGGAATATGTTTTCAACTGTTTTTCATTTTATTATAAGGGATATCATATTATTAACAATTTTAAGAATTGCACCTTTACATTGTGTGCATGATATTAACTATTGATTGCCTGTGCAGAGGAACCGGACCATTTCTATGATCTTACTCCTGAAGATTATTATCGAATCATGTCAGACAGAATACGAGGTAATGTTGACACTGAAAGGTTACTTTGGCTGTAATTTGGCGCTAGATTTCTACTCTAAGCAGTAGTTTTGAAGTTTTCATAATCTACTGAATTTGGCTTGTCTTTATGGATTAGAACATGATGCTACAATCCATAATTTTTCTTAGGACTCTTTAGCACTATCTCTGTACTGCTTGCATATTGGAAATCAATTTTGTTTTTGCTCATTTAGTTCTACCATCTTCAATATATGGTGTTCATGGTAAAAAAAACTTTGAACAGCCCAATCCCAAATTCTAAAGACCCGTAAAATGCGGGAAGCAGAGGCAGCAGCCCGCAGGGCAAGGATCACTAAGGTACTTGTCCATACAAGGACTTGTAAAAGATGAGTATCCCAAttatatttcttctttctttctttgtcaaTTAACACTAGCTTATACTGCCTAACTTTTGTCATATTTTCCTGAAATTTATATTGCTTCTCCAGCTCATTTCTGCATGTGCCTTTTGTTTCCCAGGATTTTGTATCTCTTAAAACATAAATACACCCTTATTAATAAAAAGGGCTAGCTTTATAAATGGCATCCTCGTCAACATAATCATGCACTGGAAATCGAGACTTTGTATTCAAGATGATTTCAGATGTTTAGCCCTTGAATAATGAGTCTTGTTAAGAAAAGTGCTGGTGGACTGAAGTATTCGATATGGAATATCAAGTTTATATAACAACTTTAATTGCTCGGTATGAGGATGAAAATGAACAAAGGGACCTTTGGAGCCAATGCCAGGTGAATATTTTTAGTGAAGTTGCTCAATCCTACTTATTGGAGAAGTGAAACAGATGACTGATTTAATAGAACATAACAACAAAAGGAGAATGAATTTTAAGAATACGATCACAGAACAGTTGTGAACTCTGAGGAAGATTCATTTGAATCAAAAGTCTTGAATATGTCTTATATTTATGAAGCTACTTATTTTCTATCTTCATACTCATTGTAGATTGTCAGAAACATAATTTGAGATGGAGAACAATTAAAGAGGAAGTGTTTTGAATGGAAGATCaatgtctttagcatcaatagatACCGCAACAATCACCCCCACTCTACATGCCTTCGGGACTTCTGAATGATTTTGAAGCATGGAGCAAAGCTATCTAAATCAATTACTAGGTTTGCATACAGCCTTCGTATGCCTCATGTGAACTTGAAATTTGTTGCGATTCATATAAAAATGCATCAGAATCGAGTTTTGCTATTTCTAGATGGCAGTAACAAACAACTCTCTGTAGATTAATTTTATGAGATGGGGATTATTGAAATAAGTGACATCACTAGGGCTAATATGTTTGTTCCACTTGATAATGATGGAGGCGTATAAATTGTgctttttagaaatttttttacaAGAAAAGTTTTCCACTATTTGTAAGTGTATCTTTTCTATATATCCTCTCAAAAATGCTTATTTGCATGTTTGTTGCTTGAAAACTCGAAATTCCATTTATATCACAAAATGACGAAAAACATGCAAATTTGCACTTCTAGTTAACTTGTGTGCAGTTCTACTTAACTTCAATGCAATGATGGTTCGAAACTTAATGGTAAGTGGCTATTTGACTATTTTACCCTTCAATAATTAGAGAGTTTTTCCCCTACTAATGATGTCAATATAGGCTATAAGAAAATATGATGCCGCCTTTGGCCCCCGCTTTACTTGCAGACTCCACTATGACACCTTCAACATTAGCAGCCTTCAATCGACACTTGCAACATTGGGGGCCTCCTTTGTGTGATTGAGCTTGATTTTGACTTGGCTGGCTACTCCGACTCCCTTTCTCCCTCAGTTCGGGCCCTCTCTTTCGTTGAGTCCCTCAACCTTGCCAGCAACTGCCTTGCCGGCCTTGCACCCCCGACCATTCCCTACCGGTCTCGCCCATGTCTCCATCATCATCCTCTCTCACGATGCCTCCTCCAATGAGATCCCCATCCTTGCCCTTTGCCTCTGCCCTCAAGGAACTCTATAACAACTTCCTCTTCGACCTGAGCTCACCATGCTCCACAGCGTTCCTTGCTCCAGTGGTCGGAGCTCCAATTGAACAACCTCACTAGCAAGATCTTAGGTCTAGGACCCTTCCGAAATCTCTACTTCTTCAGTGCTAGTGATGAGAACCTCTCTGATGGgctcttggttgaaaaattgccAGCATAAATGGTGAAGATCTTGCTAGAGCAATCATTTGGAGGGCTATGtcttggtggtggtggtggtgttggTGCTCCAGGAGATGGATCTTAGCCACAAGGCACTGTGGGGTCAGTGATGAGGTCTGCATTTGAGCACACCTATTGCTGGAGCAGCTAAGCCTAGCCTACAACTGATTCGAGTTGGTTCAACATCTAGGGGATAGCAGTCTGGAAAGCTAGCTCTTCGTGCTGGACTGACCACAACCAATTTGGTTAAATAGTTTTTTCCCCACTTATCTAGTGATGTGGATTGTATAGAAGTCATGTTGCACCAATAATTATGTTTTAGACCATGTTAATTAACTAAATAGATCATATGCTAATGGCAAGGCAGATTTGCAAATTTGGACCATTTGGCAGATTTCCTTCTAGATGGTGGACTTGGTTTGCCAATGTGTAATTTATGATTTttcaaattaattttctttctatttatgTTTGTGTAGGCTGTAATTAGGGTTCGCTTCCCTGATAATTACATTCTTGAGGCAAAGTTTCAGCCATCGGAGAAAATTGAAAGCTTGATGCATCTTCTCATGAAAGTTGTTGCTCGACCAGACCTGCCATTCTATTTATGTAAGCACTATCTGATTTAGTTACATAGATAAACAAATGTAAAACAATTTGTCATTGTATGAAGACATATTCAATGTcagtatattttttttcctcattCGTGAATAATcactaaaattttctttatgatattttaatactctttcataTTGAAGTGAAATTCAtttgtatttataaaattttaggtTATTACCCTTGAAATAGATACTGAACTTTGCAAGTATATGATGTAATAagattttttcatatttatccattgaaaaaaataaaggaactaAAATCCTTAATTTGAAACGAAGCCCGCATGGTGGGCCATATGGCTGTTTTTTTGCCTCTTTCTCAAAAATTAATGCCGAGTTATTCTTTATAATATACTGAATCCTCCTCATGAACTTTTGTTACTTTTGATTATTCGTTGATGACTTACTAAAGATTGTTGAGCAATATCAATACGAGCTTCAATGTGAAGTTA contains these protein-coding regions:
- the LOC120108989 gene encoding plant UBX domain-containing protein 1-like isoform X2: MEAEQAKAKLLAVAEELGHEIRIFTNSANSAASKEISASSSEEPDHFYDLTPEDYYRIMSDRIRAQSQILKTRKMREAEAAARRARITKAVIRVRFPDNYILEAKFQPSEKIESLMHLLMKVVARPDLPFYLYTTPPKERIKDTSKDFYSAGFAPGAIVYFSFDLPKGVAGWPQTGL
- the LOC120108989 gene encoding plant UBX domain-containing protein 1-like isoform X1, translating into MEAEQAKAKLLAVAEELGHEIRIFTNSANSAASKEISASSSEEPDHFYDLTPEDYYRIMSDRIRAQSQILKTRKMREAEAAARRARITKAVIRVRFPDNYILEAKFQPSEKIESLMHLLMKVVARPDLPFYLYTTPPKERIKDTSKDFYSAGFAPGAIVYFSFDLPKDKESDSAVAKTGPYLRDDILSLNGLDFTSEKADPVTSEPEPPAVGTSPAVPDPKPPEKKPAKPKWLKL